ATTTTTTTAATATAACTATAACAGGTGTGTAAATATGAATTTACCTAATAAACTGACGACATTACGAGTGGTTTTAGCATTTTTCTTTATGGTTTCCTTATTGGTTGATTTTCCCTTTTCTAAATGTTTGGCCTTATTCTTTTTTAGCCTCGCGAGTTTTACCGATATGTATGATGGTGTTTTAGCTCGTAAAATGAAATTGGAAAGCGATTATGGAAAGCTTTTAGATCCTGTTGCAGACAAGATCCTGGTATCTATCGCTTTTATTTCATTTATTGCAATGCCTACAACACATCTTGCGGCATGGATCGTTATCATAATAATTAGTCGTGAACTCGTTGTTACGGGGTTAAGAATGCTGGCGCTTTCAAAGGGAGAGGTATTGGCTGCAGACACATTGGGGAAAACTAAAACAATATTTCAGTTTTCGGTCATTATCCTTATTTTGATTCTACTTACTATTAGAGAGTTTTTATCGCTCTATTCGGAATATTGGAGCATAGCTGGTCCGGTAATAGATATGAGAATAGCCCAAGCTGCATTTTGGTTAACATTTTTCGTGATGCTTGTTACGGTATATTCCGGCATAGTCTATTTATATGATAATCGTAAAACGTATTTAAGTTCTATGTAGTGAGCAGTGTGCCAGTTATGAAAAAATATAAAGATATATGCATTAAAGTTGTTGCCAGTTTCTTCTTCCTTGGGTATTCACCAATCGCGTCTGGGACAGTCGGAACACTTGGCGGTGTTCTCATAGTTTATTATTTACGCGATTATCCACTCAGCTACACCATATTTACCTTTTCCTTGATCATGCTTGGAATGTATGTTTCTAACGAGGCAGAGCATATATATAGAGAAAAAGATTCTCATAAGATCGTTATTGATGAGGTTATTGGGTATCTTGTAGCAATGATGTGGCTACCTCATTACAGTGTCATAATAATGATAATCGGGTTCTTTGTGAATAGGGTATTTGATATCCTGAAACCGTACCCAATAAGAAAGCTTGAACAGCTGCCAGGTGGAGTGGGTGTGGTTATGGATGACGTTCTTGCAGGTGTCTATACGAATATTGTGCTCAGAATTATTATGCTATTGACAGTCGTATAGATAAGGTATAGAGTTACGTTTCTAATAATCGATGTATGGTTGTAATAAAATGTAAAAAGGTATATTAAGGTATATTCATGAAATTAAGATATGTTATTTTGGCTTGTTTTATAGTAATCAGTAGCGGGAGCGATCTTTATGCCCGCGATTGGTTATGGACCCCTGAAAGCGGTAAATGGATAAGTGAAAGAGATATTGAGAAACGTTCCGCACGTGTTCGGTATGAGAAGGCTCGTCAGCTTGAAGAAGAGGGGAGTATTAAGCAAGCACTCCGTGAATATGCTAGACTTGTTAAACTCTATCCAACATCAGTCTATTCTCCTGAAGCGCAATACATTATAGGTCTCTATAAAGAGGCTGACAGTAGTTATTATAAGGCGTTTAAAGAATACGAAAAAGTGATAAATAATTATCCTTCCTATAAAAGATTTTTGGAGATCATTGAGCGTGAATATGCTCTGGGAAATCTATTTCTTTCGGGAGAAAAAGCAAAAGTAATGGGTATAAAGATGCTTCCTGCTATGGATAAATCAGTTGAGATATTCGATCATATTGTCCGTAAAGCACCATATAGTTCTTTTGCTCCGCGAGCGCAGTTTAATATTGGTGAGGCGTACAGAAAAATTAAACGTTATTCAGAAGCCATTCCTGCATATAATAAAGTCGTGGTAAATTATCCTGAGTCGAAGCTCGTAATGATGTCAGAGTATTATATCGGTATATGCGGGTATGAGAGGTCTTTGGATGCTAAATATGATCAAACGGGTACGAATATTTCGATCACTTCGATGAAAAGATTTTTAAAGAAATTCTCGCGCAGTAAAAAAGCGGGTGCTGTACGGAAAAACTTAGATTTGCTTTTGGAGAGAAAAGCGAAAAAATCATTTGAAGTCGCTAAATATTATGAAAGAGATAAGTGTGAAGAAGGTGCAATTATTTATTACCAAGATGTGATCAATGATTACCCGGGCACAAAACTCGCACAAGAGGCAGAAAACCGTATTGATCATATAATAGCCAATCCAATAGGAACAGGTGGGAAGAAAAGCTTTCTTGCGTCTATCCCATTTATAAAGAAACTTGTACAAAAACCAGAAGAAGAATATGAAGAAAGAGCCTTGGAAAAAGATCCTTTCAAGAAAAAACAAGCGGCTCAAAAAAAGAAGTTCTGGGAATTCTGGAAAAAATCCGAAAAAGCTGTTGCCGTAGAGCAAAAAGAGGATGCGAAAAAGGTTAAACCTGTTGCAGTGGCTAAAGGGAAGAAACAGTTCTGGGAGTTTTGGAAAAAATCCGATGCGGCAGCTTCGAAAGATGTAGAACCGGTTGTTGTTGCAAAGAAAAAGAAACAACAGAAAAAACAATTTTGGGAAATCTGGAAAAAGACACCTCCAGCCGAGACTGAAAAAGAAGAAGAGGTTCCAAATGTAGGGATAACAGGTCGTGACGGAGCGTTAACGATGCGGGAACTGGGAGCTTCTGAAGAAGAAGACCAAATATCACAAGAGCCGACCCAAACGATGACTTCATATGAAGATTCAGGCTATTTGCTACCTAAAAAAGCAGGGACGGAAATTGCTCAGGCATCTGTTGATTCAGAAGAATCTGAGTATATCCCTAGTGATGAGGAAATTGAAGCGGAACTGATGAGCAATGAACCTATTAGATCTGAAGATTTTGATGAATCCTCTATACCAGCTAAAGATACTGCTGTTTCTCTGCAGGAAGAATTTGATGAAGTTGTAGTCGAAAAAGATGATATACCGAGTGTGGTCAAAGATGCCGCACAGAAGATTTCCGATGGTGAATCTATTTCCGTAGAGGATGTTCTGGAAGCGAGAGATGCTCGTACGGGTGCCTCTCCGGCATCACGTATATCTAAAGTTGATGATAGTATTGCACCTCTGATGTCAGATGATTATGAAGAAGAAGTTGATGAAGCGGCATTTGATGAAGAAGTACCTGCCGAAATACCGATAGAGTTTGATCTTGCTCAAATATCAGACTTGAAATTAGTTGAATCTGATAAGGGTAAAAAGATGGTATTTGCAACAAACAAAGCGATTGATTTTGTCTCTTATCGTCTTGAAAATCCTACTCGTTTGATGATAGCAATGAAATCACCGACATATTCAAGTCTTGATAGTGTTATTACCGTAGATGCGGCAGGCGTTAAAACTGTTAGAAGTCATTATCGGACAAAAGAAGAAGGACATGTCGGCTGGCAGGTAAATGCAATTGTTCTTGATTTTGACGATAATATTAAGTACAAAGTTTCAAGCAATGAGAATGCAATAACGATTGAGTTAAAACAATGAAAAAAAGATTTTCACTCTATGCAATATGTTTTTTATGTGTGATGAGCATTGTTGGCTGTGGTTATCAGCTTGGATCAATCAAGGTTGGAGATAAAGATAATCTCCATATACCTATATTTAAAAATAATACCAATACATATGGTATCGAAGGGTTAGTTACTGAAGCAGTTATAAACAGGTTATTGGTGGATGGCAGCTATAAGATCGTCGGTAAAGATCAGGCTGACTATATATTAGATGGTGAAATCATTGAATACAGGCGTGATGCGAATGTGTTTGATAGAGCTGATGTGCCGGGAGAATTCAGGATAACGATTACTGCTCGGCTGACTTTGAAGGATGCTAAGACAGGAAAGGTTATATGGACTGCTAGTGATGCATATGGAGAAGCAAATTATGCTCGTGGGGCATACCAACTTGAGTCTGAAAGAGCTTCCTGGCCCGCTGTTACAGAAGATTTAGCGCGAGATATCACAGAAAAAATTTCTGATGGTGGTTGGTGATTGTTTTATTTTAATCGATTCCATGTACTTTATGCAGTAAAAACCCTCAATTATTATGGATGCAGTAGGACTTAAAAAGCAAGTTAAAGCACAGACCATTTCGTCACTCTACGTCCTTTCCGGCCCAGAGACACTTCTCAAGAATGATGCGTTTCTATACCTAAAAAAGCATGTAGTTACCGATGATTTATCTTATGAAAAATATAATGGTAAAGAAACGAAATTTTCAACTATCGTTGACAATGCATCTATGATGCCATTTTTTGGCGAGAAGAAACTTATCTATGTAGAAGAAGCCGATTCAATATTGAAAGAAGTTGATGATCTCATAGCATATCTCAAAGAACCATCTCCGTACGCCTGTATAGTGTTGTGTGTTAAAAACGTTGATAAAAGAACAAAAATATGTAAAGAGCTTGAAAAGAAAAACATTCTTATTGTCTGTAATACACTGTATCCCAATCAGGCGAAAGAATGGTTGTCAGGGTATGTGAAAAAAAATGACCGCTATATGGATAGTGATGCCCTTGATCTTTTACTAGACAACGTAGGTATGATGCTCGAAGATTTAGTGTCTGAAGTAGATAAGATAATGATTTATGCAGGAGAAAGAAAGAAAATAGTCAGATCTGATGTGGAGGCGCTTGGTGTTTCAATGAAAACGGAAGATGTTTTTGAGCTTACCAATGCGATAGGGAACAAAGATAAGAAAAATGCGATACGGATCTTGATAAAATTGTTAGACGAAGGTAAACAGGCGCCTGAAATAATTGGCCTATTACGGTGGCAACTTGTGAGGTTGTTTGGTGCCGGTGAGATGATGGATTCTGGATGTAATCAGAAGGAAATCGCCTCACATTATCGTGTTCATCCCAGGTATGCCGGCGGATTTATTGAGAACACGAAACAATACAAGAAATCTAATAAGGTTACTCAATTTGAAGCGTTGTTACATGCGGATATGTCGTTTAAAAGTGGTTTAAGCGATGAACGTGGGGCGCTCATGTCTTTGATGTTATCATTGTGTAGATAAATCCCGTTATTAAGACACATGCCATTAACAGGAGTTGAAAAGTATTTAATGGTTTAAAATGAAAAAGGGCACTCCAGTTTATTGGGGTGCCCTAAGTATGTATGTAATGTAATATAAACTACTTTTTAACCGCTTTGTTGAGTTTTTTCACTACTCTTGATTTTTTACGAGCCGCAGTATTATCGTGAATAACTCCTTTTTTCGATGCCTTATCAAATGCACTTGTAATTTTTGGCAAATAGGCTTGTGCTTCCTCAATCTTGTTATCCTCGATAAGGCCTAAGAATGTATTAACAATAGTTTTGAGCGAGCTCTTCACTGCTGTGTTTCGTACGTGACGTATTTTTGATTGCCGTAATCGTTTTAATGCTGATTTCTGCTGTGGCATTCATATCCTCCATGTTATACTATATTTATACGTTATAAGAATATGAAAAATAACAAAGAGAAGACTATATGTCAAGTCATTTTATCAAGGAAAACATAAAAGACAAGCTAAAAAAGGTTCCTGATTCTCCGGGTATATACTTTATGCGGGGCAAGCACGGGGAGATTTTATATATTGGTAAAGCCCTTTCCCTT
This genomic stretch from Candidatus Ancaeobacter aquaticus harbors:
- the pgsA gene encoding CDP-diacylglycerol--glycerol-3-phosphate 3-phosphatidyltransferase; translated protein: MNLPNKLTTLRVVLAFFFMVSLLVDFPFSKCLALFFFSLASFTDMYDGVLARKMKLESDYGKLLDPVADKILVSIAFISFIAMPTTHLAAWIVIIIISRELVVTGLRMLALSKGEVLAADTLGKTKTIFQFSVIILILILLTIREFLSLYSEYWSIAGPVIDMRIAQAAFWLTFFVMLVTVYSGIVYLYDNRKTYLSSM
- a CDS encoding phosphatidylglycerophosphatase A; its protein translation is MKKYKDICIKVVASFFFLGYSPIASGTVGTLGGVLIVYYLRDYPLSYTIFTFSLIMLGMYVSNEAEHIYREKDSHKIVIDEVIGYLVAMMWLPHYSVIIMIIGFFVNRVFDILKPYPIRKLEQLPGGVGVVMDDVLAGVYTNIVLRIIMLLTVV
- the bamD gene encoding outer membrane protein assembly factor BamD, producing the protein MKLRYVILACFIVISSGSDLYARDWLWTPESGKWISERDIEKRSARVRYEKARQLEEEGSIKQALREYARLVKLYPTSVYSPEAQYIIGLYKEADSSYYKAFKEYEKVINNYPSYKRFLEIIEREYALGNLFLSGEKAKVMGIKMLPAMDKSVEIFDHIVRKAPYSSFAPRAQFNIGEAYRKIKRYSEAIPAYNKVVVNYPESKLVMMSEYYIGICGYERSLDAKYDQTGTNISITSMKRFLKKFSRSKKAGAVRKNLDLLLERKAKKSFEVAKYYERDKCEEGAIIYYQDVINDYPGTKLAQEAENRIDHIIANPIGTGGKKSFLASIPFIKKLVQKPEEEYEERALEKDPFKKKQAAQKKKFWEFWKKSEKAVAVEQKEDAKKVKPVAVAKGKKQFWEFWKKSDAAASKDVEPVVVAKKKKQQKKQFWEIWKKTPPAETEKEEEVPNVGITGRDGALTMRELGASEEEDQISQEPTQTMTSYEDSGYLLPKKAGTEIAQASVDSEESEYIPSDEEIEAELMSNEPIRSEDFDESSIPAKDTAVSLQEEFDEVVVEKDDIPSVVKDAAQKISDGESISVEDVLEARDARTGASPASRISKVDDSIAPLMSDDYEEEVDEAAFDEEVPAEIPIEFDLAQISDLKLVESDKGKKMVFATNKAIDFVSYRLENPTRLMIAMKSPTYSSLDSVITVDAAGVKTVRSHYRTKEEGHVGWQVNAIVLDFDDNIKYKVSSNENAITIELKQ
- a CDS encoding LptE family protein, yielding MKKRFSLYAICFLCVMSIVGCGYQLGSIKVGDKDNLHIPIFKNNTNTYGIEGLVTEAVINRLLVDGSYKIVGKDQADYILDGEIIEYRRDANVFDRADVPGEFRITITARLTLKDAKTGKVIWTASDAYGEANYARGAYQLESERASWPAVTEDLARDITEKISDGGW
- the holA gene encoding DNA polymerase III subunit delta; translation: MDAVGLKKQVKAQTISSLYVLSGPETLLKNDAFLYLKKHVVTDDLSYEKYNGKETKFSTIVDNASMMPFFGEKKLIYVEEADSILKEVDDLIAYLKEPSPYACIVLCVKNVDKRTKICKELEKKNILIVCNTLYPNQAKEWLSGYVKKNDRYMDSDALDLLLDNVGMMLEDLVSEVDKIMIYAGERKKIVRSDVEALGVSMKTEDVFELTNAIGNKDKKNAIRILIKLLDEGKQAPEIIGLLRWQLVRLFGAGEMMDSGCNQKEIASHYRVHPRYAGGFIENTKQYKKSNKVTQFEALLHADMSFKSGLSDERGALMSLMLSLCR
- the rpsT gene encoding 30S ribosomal protein S20, whose translation is MPQQKSALKRLRQSKIRHVRNTAVKSSLKTIVNTFLGLIEDNKIEEAQAYLPKITSAFDKASKKGVIHDNTAARKKSRVVKKLNKAVKK